In one window of Henckelia pumila isolate YLH828 chromosome 1, ASM3356847v2, whole genome shotgun sequence DNA:
- the LOC140880386 gene encoding probable methyltransferase PMT5 gives MRSSWFSKLALILGSRPPINWLLLSVVGVFVLIALLGSSSSSTTFDSVTASVRPDVYLNYRRVKEQALNDYLELKYLGPNHVKDVVFCGKDRENYVPCYNVSANLLAGFNGGEEFDRHCEVSRDQQHCLVRPPKEYKIPLTWPSGRDVIWSGNVKLSKDQFLSSGSMTKRLMLLEENQISFHSDDGVIVDGVKDYSHKIAEMIGLGSDSEFHEAGVHNVLDIGCGFGSLDAHFLSLKLMPVCVAAYESSGSQVQLALERGLPAIISSFISRQLPFPSLSYDMVHCTQCGIVWDDKDGMFLIEVDRVLKPGGYFVITSPTSRHQGSGAGTKKGSYVTPFEEFTQKLCWNLLAEQEETFIWQKTTDTQCYTSRKQDSIPLCNGEDDQSYYRPLAQCISGNTSKHWIPIKKRFSGSLSSAELEVHRIIPEDFSENLEFWRSTLRNYWSLLSPLIFSDHPKRPGDEDPMPPYNMVRNVMDMNAHYGGFSAALMEARKSAWVMNVVPIGERNTLPVIFNQGFAGVFHNWCEPFPTYPRTYDMLHANGLLSHLASERCGMADLIFEMDRILRPEGWVIISDKIGSIESARNLVTQLNWEARVIDLQNGSDQRVLVCQKPFLRK, from the exons ATGAGAAGCTCTTGGTTCAGTAAACTAGCTTTGATATTAGGCTCTAGACCGCCTATCAACTGGTTGCTTCTGTCGGTAGTTGGTGTCTTTGTTTTGATCGCACTATTgggatcttcttcttcttccactACATTTGACTCAGTGACTGCCTCTGTGAGACCAgatgtttatttgaattacagAAGAGTGAAAGAACAAGCATTGAACGACTATTTGGAATTAAAATATCTAGGACCTAACCATGTAAAGGATGTTGTTTTTTGCGGTAAGGATAGAGAGAATTATGTACCTTGCTACAATGTCTCCGCTAATTTACTAGCTGGTTTTAATGGTGGGGAGGAGTTTGACCGTCACTGTGAAGTATCTCGAGATCAACAACATTGCCTGGTTCGCCCCCCTAAGGAATATAAAATTCCCCTGACTTGGCCAAGTGGTAGGGATGTTATCTGGAGCGGGAATGTGAAGCTGAGCAAGGACCAATTCCTCTCATCTGGAAGCATGACAAAAAG GCTGATGTTGCTAGAAGAGAATCAGATTTCTTTTCACTCCGATGATGGGGTGATTGTTGATGGTGTCAAAGACTATTCTCACAAAATTGCTGAGATGATAGGATTGGGGAGTGATAGTGAATTTCATGAAGCCGGT GTGCACAATGTACTAGATATTGGCTGTGGATTTGGTAGCTTAGACGCTCATTTCCTCTCACTTAAGTTAATGCCTGTTTGTGTTGCTGCATATGAATCATCCGGTAGCCAAGTTCAGCTAGCTCTTGAGAGAGGTCTCCCAGCAATCATCAGCAGCTTTATCTCAAGACAACTACCATTTCCATCCTTGTCATATGACATGGTCCACTGCACTCAGTGTGGAATCGTCTGGgacgacaaag ATGGGATGTTTCTGATTGAAGTTGACAGAGTACTCAAACCTGGAGGTTACTTTGTTATAACATCGCCCACAAGCAGGCATCAAGGAAGTGGTGCTGGCACAAAGAAAGGAAGTTATGTAACTCCTTTTGAAGAATTCACCCAGAAACTTTGTTGGAATCTTTTGGCAGAGCAGGAGGAAACCTTCATCTGGCAGAAAACTACAGATACTCAATGCTACACCTCTAG GAAGCAGGACAGCATTCCTCTTTGTAATGGAGAGGATGACCAATCATATTACAGACCACTTGCCCAGTGTATAAGTGGTAACACCAGCAAGCATTGGATCCCGATTAAGAAGAGATTTTCTGGATCTCTGAGCTCTGCTGAACTTGAAGTTCACA GAATTATTCCTGAAGATTTCTCTGAGAACTTGGAGTTCTGGAGATCTACTTTAAGAAATTATTGGTCATTGCTTTCTCCCTTGATTTTCTCTGACCATCCAAAGAGGCCTGGTGATGAAGATCCAATGCCTCCTTACAATATGGTTAGGAATGTGATGGACATGAATGCTCACTATGGAGGCTTCAGTGCGGCCCTAATGGAAGCCAGGAAGTCTGCGTGGGTGATGAATGTTGTGCCCATAGGTGAACGCAATACACTTCCTGTGATTTTTAATCAAGGTTTTGCCGGTGTCTTCCATAACTG GTGTGAACCTTTCCCGACTTACCCCAGAACCTATGACATGCTTCACGCCAATGGACTCCTGTCCCACCTTGCTTCTGAAAGGTGCGGTATGGctgatttaatttttgagatGGACCGTATTCTCCGGCCCGAG GGATGGGTTATTATTTCGGATAAGATTGGTTCTATTGAGAGTGCACGTAACCTTGTTACGCAACTCAATTGGGAAGCTCGGGTGATTGATCTTCAGAACGGCAGCGACCAAAGGGTACTAGTATGCCAAAAACCATTTCTGAGAAAATGA